One stretch of Macaca nemestrina isolate mMacNem1 chromosome 17, mMacNem.hap1, whole genome shotgun sequence DNA includes these proteins:
- the LOC105469032 gene encoding voltage-dependent calcium channel gamma-1 subunit: MSQTKTLKVRVTLFCILAGIVLAMTAVVTDHWAVLSPHMEHHNTTCEAAHFGLWRICTKRIPMDDSKTCGPITLPGEKNCSYFRHFNPGESSEIFEFTTQKEYSISAAAIAIFSLGFVILGSLCVLLSFGKKRDYLLRPASMFYAFAGLCILVSVEVMRQSVKRMIDSEDTVWIEYYYSWSFACACAAFVLLFLSGLALLLFSLPRMPRNPWESCMDAEPEH; the protein is encoded by the exons ATGTCCCAGACCAAAACGCTGAAGGTCCGCGTGACCCTCTTCTGCATCCTGGCAGGCATCGTGCTGGCCATGACGGCCGTGGTAACCGACCACTGGGCTGTGCTGAGCCCCCACATGGAGCACCACAACACCACCTGCGAGGCGGCCCACTTCGGCCTCTGGCGGATTTGTACCAAGCGCATCCCCATGGACGACAGCAAGACCTGCGGGCCCATCACCCTGCCCGGGG AGAAGAACTGTTCCTACTTCAGGCATTTTAACCCCGGCGAGAGCTCGGAGATCTTCGAATTCACTACTCAGAAGG AGTACAGCATCTCGGCAGCCGCCATCGCCATCTTCAGCCTTGGCTTCGTCATCCTGGGCAGCCTCTGTGTCCTCCTGTCCTTCGGGAAGAAGAGGGACTACCTGCTGCGGCCCGCGTCCATGTTCTACGCTTTTGCAG GTCTCTGCATCCTGGTCTCGGTAGAGGTCATGCGGCAGTCGGTGAAGCGCATGATTGACAGTGAGGACACCGTCTGGATCGAGTACTATTACTCCTGGTCCTTCGCCTGCGCCTGTGCTGCCTtcgtcctcctcttcctcagtgGTCTCGCCCTCCTGCTGTTCTCCCTGCCTCGAATGCCCCGGAACCCATGGGAGTCCTGCATGGATGCTGAGCCTGAGCACTAG